In a genomic window of Allomeiothermus silvanus DSM 9946:
- a CDS encoding PepSY domain-containing protein, with amino-acid sequence MKKYAKAILLAASALLGLVAFAQKGTQSGSQSPSYTGSLPVQENLSAQQYQAMAKVSMQDAIKAAQSALNTTATPTKVKLGVENGYLVWEVVIAGQEVKVDAGSGKVLHKEALGTVEENDGEGHDENDSESNDDNG; translated from the coding sequence ATGAAAAAGTACGCAAAAGCGATTCTGCTGGCAGCTTCGGCTCTTTTAGGTTTGGTGGCTTTCGCACAGAAGGGTACACAGAGCGGGAGCCAGAGCCCGAGCTACACCGGTAGCCTGCCGGTACAGGAGAACCTGAGCGCCCAACAGTATCAGGCCATGGCTAAGGTCTCCATGCAGGATGCCATCAAGGCTGCTCAAAGCGCGCTGAATACCACCGCCACGCCCACTAAGGTCAAACTGGGGGTGGAAAACGGCTATCTGGTCTGGGAAGTGGTGATTGCCGGGCAGGAGGTCAAGGTGGATGCGGGTAGCGGCAAGGTGCTACACAAAGAAGCGCTGGGCACCGTAGAAGAGAACGATGGCGAGGGTCACGACGAAAACGATAGTGAGAGCAACGACGACAACGGCTAA
- a CDS encoding O-acetylhomoserine aminocarboxypropyltransferase/cysteine synthase family protein, which produces MDFSTLAVLSGLPDDPHHAVGLPIYATAAYGFESLEEGAYKFATGEGYTYTRLQNPTVAALEERLSALESAIGAVCLASGQAASFAALLALVRSGDEIVASPGLFGGTVGLLNQVFGLMGIRVHFVAPEVEAVRAVLGERTRAVYTEVLGNPSLELPDLEGLAQLCEARGVALIVDNTFGAVGALARPLEHGAHAVTHSLTKWASGHGSILGGAVLARSSEVWRNYPQFTTPDPQGRVPWEAFGPRCFLERVRQLGLSLGGMVLSPFNAYLLFQGVETVALRVERASRSALEVASWLQGQPQVDWVRYPGLEGDPAHPRAARYLRGGFGSILTFGVKGGLEGASRFLKRLRIIQAPNVGDARTLAVHPWTTTHSRIPEAARLAAGVKPEMIRFSVGLESPKDIQAMLAEALAAVEEAG; this is translated from the coding sequence ATGGACTTTTCGACCCTGGCAGTACTCAGCGGCTTGCCCGACGACCCCCACCACGCGGTGGGCCTGCCCATCTACGCGACGGCGGCCTACGGCTTCGAAAGCCTCGAGGAAGGCGCCTACAAGTTCGCCACGGGCGAGGGCTACACCTACACCCGGCTACAAAACCCCACCGTGGCCGCGTTGGAAGAGCGGCTGAGCGCCTTGGAAAGCGCTATCGGTGCGGTATGCCTGGCCTCGGGCCAGGCCGCGAGCTTCGCCGCGTTGCTCGCGCTGGTGCGCTCGGGGGACGAGATCGTCGCCAGCCCCGGGCTCTTCGGCGGCACGGTCGGCTTGCTCAACCAGGTCTTCGGCCTGATGGGCATCAGGGTGCACTTCGTGGCCCCCGAGGTGGAGGCGGTACGGGCGGTGCTCGGCGAGCGCACCCGGGCTGTGTATACCGAGGTGCTGGGCAATCCCTCGCTCGAGCTGCCCGACCTGGAGGGCCTGGCCCAACTATGCGAGGCGCGCGGCGTGGCCCTGATCGTGGACAACACCTTCGGCGCGGTAGGGGCGCTGGCGCGGCCCCTCGAGCACGGGGCGCACGCCGTCACCCACAGCCTGACCAAGTGGGCCAGCGGGCACGGCTCGATCCTGGGCGGGGCGGTGCTGGCCCGCTCGAGCGAGGTCTGGCGGAACTACCCGCAGTTCACCACCCCCGACCCGCAAGGCCGCGTCCCCTGGGAAGCCTTCGGCCCGCGATGTTTCCTCGAGCGGGTACGGCAGCTGGGCCTCTCGCTGGGCGGGATGGTGCTCTCCCCCTTCAACGCCTATTTGCTCTTCCAGGGGGTCGAGACCGTCGCGCTGCGGGTGGAGCGGGCCTCCCGGAGCGCCCTCGAGGTCGCCTCCTGGCTGCAGGGGCAGCCTCAGGTGGACTGGGTGCGTTACCCCGGCCTCGAGGGCGACCCGGCCCATCCCCGCGCGGCCCGCTACCTGCGGGGGGGCTTCGGCAGCATCCTGACCTTCGGCGTGAAAGGCGGGCTCGAGGGGGCCAGCCGCTTCCTGAAGCGCCTGCGGATCATTCAGGCCCCCAACGTCGGCGACGCCCGCACCCTGGCCGTGCACCCCTGGACCACCACCCACTCCCGTATCCCCGAGGCGGCCCGCCTGGCCGCGGGGGTAAAGCCCGAGATGATCCGCTTCTCGGTGGGCCTGGAGAGCCCCAAGGACATCCAGGCCATGCTGGCCGAGGCGCTGGCGGCGGTCGAGGAAGCGGGGTAG